The sequence TGATGATGCTTACTTTGCTGGCATTCAACATCTTAAAGTATCGGCCCATTGTTTGATCCGCCGCGATGGCGAGTTGATACAATATGTGTCCTTACATAAACGCGCCTGGCACGCCGGTCAATCCTGCTTTCAAGGCCGCGAGCGCTGCAATGACTTTGCCATTGGCATCGAGCTTGAAGGCACAGATACCGGCTCTTTTACCGATGCTCAATACCAAACCCTCACCACACTCACTCAGCTTATCCAACGCCAATTTCCTGCTATTAAACTTGAGCATATCGTCGGCCACAGCGACATAGCACCCGGGCGCAAAACTGACCCCGGCACCGGCTTTGATTGGGGTTTCGTTAAACAACTTTAAGCCGTCAGCCACAGAAAATAATATACAAGCACTAAAAATTGTCCCGCCACGGAATACACCGACAACTCAAAGGCAAACCAATAAAGACTTACTATTTTTAAGGCATAACCCGCAGACTCTTTCGCTACTAGTGCTATTGTCTCATGTTCTGCGTGACTCTCGTGGTAAAGAGGCGTGGCAAAAATGCCCTTGAATTTGGTGTCTTAGTAGCTTCTACCACGATCAAAATGAACGAGACTCGACAATGCACTCAGTACAGCTATCCGAGCTCAACTGTGACAACATTAGTTAATTAGCGATTGGTGATAAAAGCTGTTGGCAAGCTCAGTTAATAAACGGCGATCCGTAGTAATGAAACGATCATGATTATTTCTCCCGATTACTTCTGCTAATGGCTCTCTGCTAATGAGAAACTTGGGGCTTGTGGCGTGCTAACGAGGCTTACATGCGCATAGTTTATGGAATTATTATTGCCGCGCTGGGCGTAGCACTCTTGCTGGGCGTGCAAAAATGGCGCGGGCCTGTGTTACCCGCAATAACGGTAGAGCTTAAGCCCTTGGAGCTGCGCATTGTGGCCAGTGGCGAAGTGCGCTATCAGTCCTTAGCCCGTATTGGCAGTGAGATAACCGGCACTGTTATTGCCCGCCATGTGCGTGAAGGCGACCGCGTTAATAAAGGTGATTTGCTGATTGAGCTAAATCGCGCTCAAGCACAGTCTGGCCTCGCTCAAGCACAGACACTTTTGCAGCAATTACAAAAGATAAGTCGCCCCCAAGCACAAGCGGCATTGAAAGAAGCACAAGAAAATGCCAATCAAGCCAGCCGAGAAGCCCGCCGCCGACAAGCCTTGGCCAGCAAAGGCACCATTTCTAAAGAGCAAGCCGAGCAAGCACGACGGCTAGCGCTCACGGCCAACAGCCTGCTCACCCGCGCGCAATTAACGGCTAACTCCTTAGCGGCCAATAACACCGAAGAACAACTATTACGCCAGCGCATTAGCAGTGCCGAGGCAGACTTGGCCAAGACGCGTATTTATGCGCCCTTTGCTGGCCGCGTGCAAACCCGCAATGTGGAGCCCGGTGACTTAGTGCAACCCAGCACAGTCTTGCTGGAAATCGCCCGCAGCAATACGGAAAATACCCGTGACGGATTAGAGGATGGCTTAGAGGTAGTAGTCGCATTAGATGAGAAAAACTTTGCGCCGCTGCAATTAAACCAACCCGTACTACTGATTGCCGATGCCTGGCCCGAGCAAACGGTAGCAGGCGTGGTGAGCTTTATCGCGCCAGCCGTAGATAGCAGTCGCGGTACCATAGATGTGCATATTAAGGTGCTGGCAGAGTCTTCAACTCAGACTTTAGCGCCCCAGCAAAAGCCTCATGCATTTTTACAGGGTATGACGGTGTCGGCCAATATTATTGCCAACCAGCGCGACGCAACCTTAGTGCTGCCCAATGATTATCTGCTCACAAATACCAGCGGACAAACACAAGTACTGCGCTGGAAAAGTGGCAAGGTGAACGCTGTGCAGGTGCAACTAGGCTTACGCAATATGACCCACAGTGAGATTGTGGCCGGCCTTAACGAAGGCGACGTTGTGCTGCACGCAGACAAGCTACAAGCGGATAAGCTTAGTGACGGCAAGTCGGCGCGAGTGCGTTTTGAGCAAGCACCTCATGTTATTCGTTAAGCGCTTGGCGCGGTTGCGCGATTCACTGTGGATAGAGTGGCGCATTGCGCTGCGCTTTCTCGCCGATAATCCGCTGCAAACTTTGCTGATTAGCGTGGCCATCTCGGTGGGTGCGGCGGTCATAGTGTTTATTACCGCACTCATCGTTGGCCTGCAAAATAACGTGATCGATAAAACCTTAGGCACCCAAGCGCATATTCGGATTGAAGCCACGCGCCAGCATAATAATTTGTCGCCCCCGCCTGATAATAAATACCTGTGGGCATTAGAAAGCCCGCGCGCTCAGCGCTTACAAACCATTAATAATTGGCAAGAAGTGCGTGATGCGCTAGATAACTATGGCGCGGTGAATGGCATATTAAATACCGTATCGCCGCTCATCTCTGGCCCCGCCTTTGCGCAAAAAGGCACGGCCCGCGCCTCTGTGGCCTTAATGGGCATAGATCCGACACGTTATTCTGGCATTATTAATCTCAACGATTACCTGCAAGCAGGTCGCTTTAGTGTGGATGCCGGTGATGTGTTAATTGGCAGTCAGTTAGCCACAGATTTAGGGCTGCGCACCGGTGATAAGTTGCGCTTAAATGCCGGAGATAACCGCCAAACGGTGGTGAATGTGGTGGGTATCTTTGAGCTAGGAGTACGCGAGCTAGACAGCCGTTATGTCTATACCAGCCTCAAACAAGCGCAAGCGCTGCTTGATTTACCCGGTGGCGTGACCATTTTGGAGCTAAAAATTAACGATGTGTTTGCCGCCGAATATTGGGCGCAGCGCATCAGCAAGCTTACAGGCTTATATGTACAAAGTTGGATGGAAAGTAACGGCCAGCTGCTCAATGCCCTGCAATCTCAAAGCATGACCACCCAGATGATCCGCGTATTTGTGGCCATGTCGGTGATCTTTGGTATTGCCAGCGTATTAGCGGTGAGCGTGGTGCAGCGTACCCGTGAAATTGGTATTTTGCGCGCCATGGGCAGCTCGCAGCAGCAAATTTTACGGGTGTTTCTCTTACAAGGCGGCTTGCTAGGCTTAGCAGGCTCGCTGCTTGGCGTGTTGGTGGGGTTTCTCTTGGTGCTGCTGTTTAACAACTTGGGCAAGAGCTTGTTTGTTCTTCGATTAGAGCCTTCCATGTTGCTGTCGGCAATCTTGATTGCCACTGTGGCCGGCGTTGTAGCAGCCGCGGTACCGGCCCGTCGGGCGGCGAAATACGATCCTGCGGTGGCGATTCGTTATGTCTAACTCTACGCCTAACTCTATGTCTAACTCTATGTCTAACTCTATGCCTAACTCAGAGCGCTTAACGCGTGATGGCTCTCTACAAAAAAATCAGCAAGAGCGCTATCAAAGCAAACAGCAAAACAAGCCGCAAATAGTGCTGCAGCTGGATAAGCTGAATAAGATTTTTAACCCCGACACACCGCTAGAAAACCATGTGTTGCATGATATTTCGCTGCAAGTCAGTCGCGGCGAATTAGTGGCCTTGGTCGGCACCTCTGGCTCTGGCAAGAGCACGTTACTAAATGTGATGGGCTTGTTGGATGTAGCCTCAACAGGCGAGCTGCGTATTCAAGGGCAGTTAATTCAAGGCCATATGCCTTCAGGCTTGAGCGAGCAGCAGCGCACCCAACTGCGCAGTGAAGCCATTGGCTTTGTGTTTCAGTTTCACCATTTAATCAGTGCCTTTAGCGTATTGGATAATGTGCTAATGCCACTGATGCTGCGCTACGGAAAACCCTCTGCCGAGCAAACTGCTTATGCTGAATATCTATTAAATGAAGTAGGTTTAAGCAACTTTATCCGCCAATCCACCAATCGTTTATCTGGTGGTCAGCAGCAGCGTGTGGCAATAGCCCGCGCATTGGTCACCCGCCCCGCATTAGTGTTAGCAGATGAGCCCACCGGTAACCTAGACACCCAAACCGCAGATGAAGTGTTTAACTTATTTGAGCGTTTCAACGTAGAGCATGAATGCGCCATTGTGATTGTCACTCACGACCCACGCCTGAGTGCCCGCTGCCCGCGCACCATCCGCTTAAGTGATGGCCGCGTAGTTTACGATGGCGCCTCAGCAGACTTGCCGAGTGTATTTACTGCCGGGCTGTAAACAGTTCTTAAAGGCTGAGGATTTCTTGGCCACGCTTTTTTGTGGTGAGAATCACGGAGCAACACGGACGAAGAGCAACAAGGAGCAAGCGAAGGAGCAAGCGAAGGAGCAAGCGAAGGAGCAAGCGAAGGAGCAAGCGAAGGAGCAAGCGAAAGAGCAAGCGAAAGAGCAAGCGAAAGAGCAAGCGAAAGAGCAAGCGAAAGAGCAGCGATTTTCGAAGATCTCATCAAACCATCAATCGGTCTTAATGTTAATTTTTCCGTGTTCTTCCGTGTATTCCGTGGCAAAAATGGTTTTAGGTTTACTACTTTCTCTTATGTACGGATCTATTTACGCGCCTTATAAAAGCTCGGCTCTTTCATCAAGGCATTCATCGGAGCCCATCTCGAATTCGCGGCAAATCCACGGTCGCTGTTCATAAATGGTGCACAGCATGGTTTCGCGGTCGATGGCCGAGCACCAGCCATCGTCTAAGCGCAGCATGGTTTCGCCGCCCCATTTATCTTCAGTAATGTACTCTTTAGGCACGCCGGTATCCGTAATCAGCATCACTTCTAATCGGCAGCAGCATGCCCGGCAGGTAGCGCAGGTTACTTCTTCTGCCGCTATATTTTTAACGTCAATCGTCACTAATTTTACCAAGCTGATTACCAAGTATCTTACGTTGAATATTCCCTCAAACGCTCGCTTTTGGCAGCGGTTTGAAGTACTGATGGGACGTATCTTAACACCCTTCAGCAGCGCAAAAAAACAACTCACTGTTGCTAAGTTTTACTTGAATCCTTACTCGGACAAATTGTTAGCCACTGGACTTTAATTAGCTGGTTTTGCTTGGCTCTATTAAGTTGATAAGATCTACTGTCACTGCCATTGGTTTCCCTTATCGGCGCTTTCAAGGATATGAATATGTTTGACATTATCGGTGATATTCACGGTTATGCCACCGCGCTGGAGCGCTTGTTAACCAAACTCGGTTATGAAGAAAAAGCCGACGGTTGGCAACACCCCGATCGTAAAGTGATCTTTTTAGGTGACTTTGTAGACCGTGGTCTTGAACAAGTGAAAACCATCACTATTGCCAAAACCATGGTCGACAATAATCATGCCTTGGCGGTAATGGGTAACCACGAATTTAATGCCATCGCTTGGACGACGCCCGATAAAGAACAGCCGGGCCAGTTCTTAAGAGCGCACACCAAGAACAACTTTAACCAGCATGAGGCCTTTTTAAATGAAATTGGCGAGGGCTCGGTTGCTCATCAGGCAGCCATTGCTTGGTTTAAACAGCTGCCGCTGTATTTAGACTTGCCCGGCCTACGAGTGGTGCATGCCTGTTGGCATCAGGAATATCTCATCACCTTAGCCCCTTACTTAAACGAACACGCAATAGTGCTAGCAAGCGCTTGGCCTGAACTATGCCGTAACGGCAGTGCCGCCTTTGAAGCGCTGGAAACCATTCTTAAAGGCATGGAAATTGCCCTGCCGGCAGGCGTTGAGTTTACCGATAATTATGGCCATGTGCGCAAACGGACTCGTACTAGTTGGTGGCTCTCGGGCAATCATATTACCTATCGCGATTTGGCCATGGTGCCCAGCGATATCATCTCAAAAATCCCCCATGAGCCTGTACCACCCCATTTGCAAGCAGGTTACGATGGCGATAAACCCTTGTTTATTGGCCATTATTGGATGAACGGCACGCCAGATTTAATTAATAAGCATATCGCCTGCCTGGATTGGAGTATTGCGGCCAAGAATATCCCCAGCCCCAAGTTATGTGCCTATCAATGGAGCGGTGAAAGCGAGCTCACTGCCGATCACCTGGTGTGGGTGGAGCGCTAAGCGCTACTAAATAGGGCATAAAGAACTCGCGGCTTAGTCAGCCAAGACTGCGTTTATTTACACTACACTTGAACGTTGGCAATAAGCCGTACCGTTACTGCCATATTAATTTTAGATTCGCTTGTACCAAAACCCATCACTTAAGGAGAGCACTATGGGATTTTTTAATAATATTCTTGAGAAACTCGGCATGGGCAAAGCTCAGGCTGCAACAACTGCTCCTGGTAAACCGACTGATACACCTACTCCTGCTAGCCCTGCTGAGACGCAAGCGCAGGAAACGGCTGCTCCCGCCCCAGTGCAAAGCGTCGATGTTACCGCTCAGCTAGAACAGCGTGCGGCGGCCAGCTCGCAAAAGTTAAACTGGCGCACGTCTATCGTTGATCTATTGAAGCTGCTCGATATCGACAGCAGCTTAACGGCACGTAAAGAGCTCGCCACCGAACTCGGCTGCCCTGCAGATTTAATGGCAGACTCCGCCAAGATGAATACCTGGTTGCATAAAGCCGTGCTGGCACGCATCGCCGCCAACGGTGGTAATGTACCCCAAGATCTATTGGACTGAGCCGGCTGAACTAATGCCTTGGTATGTGGAATAGTCATTCCTGATAGCTAAAAGCACCAAAAAGGCGTGAGGGTGTTAACCCGCACGCCTTTGGGTTTTTCTAATAATTTTAATCAAATTGCTATCGAAATACATTCAAGACTTATAACGACGCGCACAACGGCACGAGCGAAGCGAGTGTCCGGCGCCGTATAAGGCGCGAATTGCTTCGCTTTGTTATGCCGTGTGGAACTGATACAGACAATCTCTATTTTCTGGCAATATTAGGAATTACCTCCTTCATAGATTACTCCAGTTTTCTCCCGTGTATTGCAAAGATCTTCAGAAATAGAGAAGTAAAATTGGGCAGCATCGCTAGTTTTTTACCAATTGTGATCAGCAATTCTAGCATCCTCAACATAATATTCGCTTTGACCAACTCGTTCATTCA comes from Oceanisphaera profunda and encodes:
- a CDS encoding YkgJ family cysteine cluster protein, with the translated sequence MAAEEVTCATCRACCCRLEVMLITDTGVPKEYITEDKWGGETMLRLDDGWCSAIDRETMLCTIYEQRPWICREFEMGSDECLDERAELL
- a CDS encoding metallophosphoesterase, giving the protein MFDIIGDIHGYATALERLLTKLGYEEKADGWQHPDRKVIFLGDFVDRGLEQVKTITIAKTMVDNNHALAVMGNHEFNAIAWTTPDKEQPGQFLRAHTKNNFNQHEAFLNEIGEGSVAHQAAIAWFKQLPLYLDLPGLRVVHACWHQEYLITLAPYLNEHAIVLASAWPELCRNGSAAFEALETILKGMEIALPAGVEFTDNYGHVRKRTRTSWWLSGNHITYRDLAMVPSDIISKIPHEPVPPHLQAGYDGDKPLFIGHYWMNGTPDLINKHIACLDWSIAAKNIPSPKLCAYQWSGESELTADHLVWVER
- a CDS encoding efflux RND transporter periplasmic adaptor subunit, whose protein sequence is MRIVYGIIIAALGVALLLGVQKWRGPVLPAITVELKPLELRIVASGEVRYQSLARIGSEITGTVIARHVREGDRVNKGDLLIELNRAQAQSGLAQAQTLLQQLQKISRPQAQAALKEAQENANQASREARRRQALASKGTISKEQAEQARRLALTANSLLTRAQLTANSLAANNTEEQLLRQRISSAEADLAKTRIYAPFAGRVQTRNVEPGDLVQPSTVLLEIARSNTENTRDGLEDGLEVVVALDEKNFAPLQLNQPVLLIADAWPEQTVAGVVSFIAPAVDSSRGTIDVHIKVLAESSTQTLAPQQKPHAFLQGMTVSANIIANQRDATLVLPNDYLLTNTSGQTQVLRWKSGKVNAVQVQLGLRNMTHSEIVAGLNEGDVVLHADKLQADKLSDGKSARVRFEQAPHVIR
- the ampD gene encoding 1,6-anhydro-N-acetylmuramyl-L-alanine amidase AmpD; this encodes MADSLMLTDDGWLQPARHCPSPHFDDRPEQEVSLLVVHSISLPPGQFGGPYIDQLFLGQLNPDDDAYFAGIQHLKVSAHCLIRRDGELIQYVSLHKRAWHAGQSCFQGRERCNDFAIGIELEGTDTGSFTDAQYQTLTTLTQLIQRQFPAIKLEHIVGHSDIAPGRKTDPGTGFDWGFVKQL
- a CDS encoding ABC transporter permease yields the protein MLFVKRLARLRDSLWIEWRIALRFLADNPLQTLLISVAISVGAAVIVFITALIVGLQNNVIDKTLGTQAHIRIEATRQHNNLSPPPDNKYLWALESPRAQRLQTINNWQEVRDALDNYGAVNGILNTVSPLISGPAFAQKGTARASVALMGIDPTRYSGIINLNDYLQAGRFSVDAGDVLIGSQLATDLGLRTGDKLRLNAGDNRQTVVNVVGIFELGVRELDSRYVYTSLKQAQALLDLPGGVTILELKINDVFAAEYWAQRISKLTGLYVQSWMESNGQLLNALQSQSMTTQMIRVFVAMSVIFGIASVLAVSVVQRTREIGILRAMGSSQQQILRVFLLQGGLLGLAGSLLGVLVGFLLVLLFNNLGKSLFVLRLEPSMLLSAILIATVAGVVAAAVPARRAAKYDPAVAIRYV
- a CDS encoding ABC transporter ATP-binding protein — its product is MSNSTPNSMSNSMSNSMPNSERLTRDGSLQKNQQERYQSKQQNKPQIVLQLDKLNKIFNPDTPLENHVLHDISLQVSRGELVALVGTSGSGKSTLLNVMGLLDVASTGELRIQGQLIQGHMPSGLSEQQRTQLRSEAIGFVFQFHHLISAFSVLDNVLMPLMLRYGKPSAEQTAYAEYLLNEVGLSNFIRQSTNRLSGGQQQRVAIARALVTRPALVLADEPTGNLDTQTADEVFNLFERFNVEHECAIVIVTHDPRLSARCPRTIRLSDGRVVYDGASADLPSVFTAGL
- a CDS encoding DUF3597 domain-containing protein, which encodes MGFFNNILEKLGMGKAQAATTAPGKPTDTPTPASPAETQAQETAAPAPVQSVDVTAQLEQRAAASSQKLNWRTSIVDLLKLLDIDSSLTARKELATELGCPADLMADSAKMNTWLHKAVLARIAANGGNVPQDLLD